Proteins encoded in a region of the Vicia villosa cultivar HV-30 ecotype Madison, WI linkage group LG5, Vvil1.0, whole genome shotgun sequence genome:
- the LOC131605255 gene encoding probable E3 ubiquitin-protein ligase ARI8 — MTTLTDFPNIEDEEGELLTSLETLEQPRFTVLSESHIKCLQDDEIKEAMLVLTISRPVACLLLTYYKWNLSDVCESWLDNHEKVLKTIGLSEEPGKVELGFPNSECNICFETFSNDEIRSSWCGHPFCIDCWNQYIDTNINNHNCFKLKCPQPSCDAAIDEDMIQQLASESRKLQYDYFLLRSYVENNNDKELKWCPAPNCCYAISYETLFHDSSSSRSRMNYDVTCFCCHVFCWNCGEEAHTPVDCETVAKWMKKTSSEIKLTTSGWIVANTKPCPNCKIPIQKNKGCNHMICKCDFDFCWFCLQGRCICYATQLEQVQVFEDVKPNNHAKNQLDRYSYYHQGWANNEISRKRALQNLNKMKMSKSLYTSKYGTYLELLYTLKLVVELRGILKWSYVYGYYLPEDESAKIEVFDHIQGIAQVILDKLHQCADIGFRRLVQKHDTEDEKFRLNLVSLTGVTERYFMNWVKDLENSLDVVRVKNYTG, encoded by the coding sequence ATGACAACATTAACTGACTTCCCCAACATTGAAGACGAAGAAGGCGAATTATTAACTAGCCTTGAAACTTTAGAACAACCTCGTTTCACAGTTTTGAGTGAGTCTCATATAAAGTGTCTTCAAGATGATGAAATCAAAGAAGCCATGTTGGTTCTCACCATATCAAGACCTGTTGCATGCCTTCTACTCACTTACTACAAATGGAACTTGAGCGATGTTTGTGAATCATGGTTAGATAACCATGAAAAAGTTCTAAAAACCATAGGGTTATCAGAAGAACCGGGAAAAGTAGAATTAGGGTTTCCAAATTCAGAATGTAATATCTGTTTTGAAACCTTTTCTAATGATGAGATTAGGTCATCATGGTGTGGTCATCCGTTTTGCATTGATTGTTGGAATCAGTATATTGATACAAATATCAACAATCACAACTGCTTCAAACTCAAATGCCCTCAACCTTCTTGTGATGCAGCTATAGATGAAGACATGATTCAACAATTAGCAAGTGAGTCTAGAAAGCTTCAATATGATTATTTTTTGCTTAGGTCTTATGTGGAAAACAACAATGATAAGGAATTGAAGTGGTGTCCTGCTCCAAATTGTTGttatgctataagttatgaaaCACTGTTTCATGATTCTAGTAGTTCTAGGTCTAGAATGAATTATGATGTTACATGCTTTTGTTGTCATGTTTTTTGTTGGAATTGTGGGGAAGAAGCTCATACACCTGTGGATTGTGAAACTGTTGCTAAATGGATGAAAAAGACTAGTTCTGAAATTAAACTCACTACTAGTGGTTGGATTGTGGCTAACACAAAACCATGCCCTAATTGTAAGATTCCCATTCAGAAAAACAAAGGGTGTAATCATATGATATGCAAATGTGACTTCGATTTTTGCTGGTTTTGTCTCCAAGGTCGATGTATATGTTATGCAACACAACTCGAACAAGTTCAGGTATTTGAAGATGTAAAACCTAATAACCACGCGAAAAATCAACTGGACAGGTATAGTTACTACCATCAAGGTTGGGCTAACAATGAAATTTCAAGAAAAAGGGCTCTTCAAAACTTGAATAAGATGAAGATGAGTAAATCATTGTATACGAGTAAGTATGGAACTTATTTAGAATTATTGTATACATTGAAACTCGTGGTTGAACTTCGAGGAATTCTCAAATGGAGTTATGTATATGGATACTATCTCCCTGAGGATGAAAGTGCTAAGATTGAGGTTTTTGATCACATCCAAGGAATAGCTCAAGTTATTTTGGATAAGCTTCATCAATGTGCTGATATTGGGTTCAGAAGGCTGGTGCAAAAACATGATACAGAAGATGAAAAGTTTCGACTGAATCTAGTATCTCTAACTGGGGTGACTGAAAGATATTTCATGAATTGGGTTAAAGATTTAGAGAATAGTCTTGATGTTGTGCGTGTGAAAAACTATACTGGTTGA
- the LOC131607126 gene encoding lignin-forming anionic peroxidase-like, translating to MAYTMISATSFAVTLVLLATISISDAHLSSTFYDSTCPDALTTIRTAIRTAVSKERRMAASLIRLHFHDCFVQGCDASILLDDGTTIQSEKTALPNLNSVRGFQVIDNAKSQVEKVCPGVVSCADIVAVAARDASFAVGGPSWTVKLGRRDSTTASKSFANTDLPLFTDDLQTLISKFTNKGLTAKEMVTLSGAHTIGQAQCFTFRGRIYNNASDIDAGFASTRQRGCPSISSTSNNQKLAALDLVTPNSFDNNYFKNLIQKKGLLQSDQVLFSGGSTDSIVSQYSQNPTAFKSDFAAAMIKMGDIQPLTGSAGIIRSICSAPN from the exons ATGGCTTATACAATGATCTCTGCTACTAGTTTTGCTGTTACATTGGTGCTGCTAGCCACAATATCAATATCTGATGCACACTTGTCTTCTACTTTTTACGACAGTACATGTCCCGATGCACTAACCACCATTAGAACTGCCATTCGTACTGCTGTCTCTAAAGAGCGCCGCATGGCTGCATCTCTCATTCGCCTTCATTTTCACGACTGCTTTGTGCAGGGTTGTGATGCATCAATTTTGCTCGATGACGGTACCACAATCCAGAGCGAAAAGACTGCACTTCCAAATCTTAACTCAGTAAGAGGATTTCAAGTCATCGATAATGCAAAATCACAGGTAGAGAAAGTATGTCCCGGAGTCGTGTCTTGTGCAGACATAGTTGCTGTAGCAGCACGTGATGCATCTTTCGCG GTTGGTGGTCCATCATGGACAGTGAAACTTGGAAGAAGAGACTCTACTACAGCAAGTAAAAGTTTCGCCAATACTGACCTTCCTTTGTTTACAGACGATCTTCAAACTCTTATATCTAAATTTACAAATAAAGGTCTTACCGCCAAAGAGATGGTTACACTATCTG GTGCGCACACAATCGGACAAGCTCAATGCTTTACTTTTCGTGGTAGGATATACAACAATGCTAGTGACATAGATGCTGGATTCGCTAGCACTCGCCAACGTGGTTGTCCATCTATCAGTTCCACTTCAAACAATCAAAAGTTAGCAGCACTGGACTTGGTTACACCAAATTCTTTTGACAACAACTACTTTAAGAATTTAATTCAAAAGAAAGGTCTTCTACAATCTGACCAAGTTCTTTTCAGCGGAGGATCTACCGATTCCATCGTTTCTCAATACAGCCAAAATCCCACAGCTTTCAAATCTGATTTTGCAGCTGCTATGATAAAAATGGGAGATATTCAACCCTTAACCGGATCCGCCGGAATCATTAGAAGTATTTGCAGTGCTCCCAACTAA